The following proteins are encoded in a genomic region of Bradyrhizobium sp. SK17:
- a CDS encoding ABC transporter substrate-binding protein: MTQQTMTRRRLLQISATGLVTTTVLGDGLLTTGAAQAKPYKSRFTWISPRGTIEVMDDYPYWVAKKMGYFGDLGVETDMEPGPSDGTAVVKFLAVQQADIGFPSPGVLSFAVNAGMDLVSVFGSGFLDLFNVAFRKGEGVKDLKQLEGKTVLLGSAAWQSICDPMFAAVGVNPKKITYVEAGWPTWTTALASGQGNACLAWEGLRADLGAKGLNFDYWLGMRGSPLPSNSLVVRRSDLEDPDRLKFLKKYLRGWAMGSEFADRNPRAAADIVFKALPTTKANYGPRAGTESLMQIHRTFKGNMATRAGWGEHNIPAWDGFFKILKTIGQSSIDIDTARYVTNEFVAGANDFDKAKVHADADAYVLPADLAAIDMADVEAKFYNNVIN, from the coding sequence ATGACTCAGCAAACGATGACGCGTCGGCGGCTGCTGCAAATCAGCGCCACCGGCCTTGTGACCACCACCGTTCTCGGCGACGGCCTGCTGACCACGGGCGCGGCTCAGGCCAAGCCCTACAAGTCCCGCTTCACCTGGATTTCGCCGCGCGGCACGATCGAGGTGATGGACGACTACCCTTACTGGGTGGCCAAGAAAATGGGCTATTTCGGTGATCTCGGGGTGGAGACCGATATGGAGCCGGGCCCCTCAGACGGGACTGCGGTGGTGAAATTCCTGGCGGTGCAGCAGGCCGATATCGGCTTTCCCTCGCCGGGCGTCCTGTCATTTGCGGTCAATGCGGGGATGGACCTCGTCTCGGTGTTCGGCAGCGGCTTTCTCGACCTCTTCAACGTCGCTTTCCGCAAGGGCGAGGGAGTCAAGGATCTGAAGCAACTCGAAGGCAAGACCGTGCTTCTGGGGTCGGCGGCCTGGCAATCGATCTGCGACCCCATGTTCGCCGCCGTCGGCGTCAATCCCAAGAAGATCACCTACGTCGAGGCCGGCTGGCCGACCTGGACGACCGCACTGGCCAGCGGACAGGGCAATGCCTGCCTTGCCTGGGAGGGCCTGCGCGCCGATCTGGGCGCGAAGGGCCTCAACTTCGACTACTGGCTTGGCATGCGCGGCTCGCCTTTGCCGTCGAATTCGCTGGTCGTGCGGAGGTCCGATCTGGAGGATCCCGATCGGCTCAAGTTCCTGAAGAAGTACCTGAGGGGCTGGGCCATGGGCAGCGAGTTCGCCGACCGTAACCCGCGCGCAGCCGCAGACATCGTGTTCAAGGCATTGCCGACGACCAAGGCAAACTACGGTCCGCGTGCAGGCACGGAAAGCCTCATGCAGATCCACCGCACCTTCAAGGGCAATATGGCAACACGCGCCGGCTGGGGAGAGCACAACATTCCGGCCTGGGACGGTTTTTTCAAGATACTGAAGACGATTGGCCAGTCGAGCATCGACATCGATACGGCCCGCTATGTCACCAATGAATTCGTCGCCGGCGCGAATGACTTCGACAAGGCGAAGGTTCATGCCGATGCCGATGCTTATGTACTGCCCGCCGACCTCGCGGCGATCGACATGGCCGACGTTGAAGCAAAATTCTACAACAACGTGATCAATTGA
- a CDS encoding TetR/AcrR family transcriptional regulator, with amino-acid sequence MSHAEPTDVLPAKQARSRATRDALVRAGKKLCEIKDFDDLSVAEIALAAGCSVGSFYSRFADKDGFFRALVGEAAEHDPVLTPPASDPNQPIDDILAEVIAATLAAYRKRRGLIRATIRRSMVEPALWEPSRKRGQEHADRLVARLSLSSPDDPNLEHRVRFACQMLYGTLNNAVLIAPGPLQLDDENLEPELLRAFRRIIIDP; translated from the coding sequence ATGAGCCACGCTGAGCCCACCGACGTTTTGCCAGCCAAGCAGGCGCGCAGCCGCGCGACCCGTGACGCGCTGGTGCGCGCCGGAAAAAAGCTTTGCGAGATCAAGGATTTCGACGATCTGTCGGTCGCAGAAATCGCGCTGGCTGCCGGCTGCTCGGTCGGATCGTTCTACAGCCGCTTCGCCGACAAGGACGGGTTCTTTCGCGCGCTCGTCGGCGAAGCCGCCGAGCACGACCCAGTCCTGACACCACCGGCCAGCGATCCGAACCAGCCGATCGACGACATTCTGGCGGAGGTCATCGCCGCAACTCTTGCCGCTTACCGCAAGCGCCGCGGTTTGATCCGCGCAACCATCCGCCGCAGCATGGTCGAGCCCGCCTTGTGGGAGCCGTCCAGGAAACGCGGACAAGAGCACGCCGACCGTCTGGTGGCGCGGCTTTCGCTGAGCTCTCCCGACGATCCGAATCTCGAACACCGGGTTCGTTTCGCCTGCCAGATGCTGTACGGGACGCTGAACAACGCGGTCCTGATCGCGCCGGGCCCGCTGCAACTCGACGACGAAAACCTCGAGCCCGAACTGCTGCGTGCCTTCCGCAGGATCATCATCGATCCCTGA
- a CDS encoding TauD/TfdA family dioxygenase, with protein sequence MSYDTLTVSKLTGGCGAEVHGLDLARDLSNRQWDELRHVFFDHGVIFFRDQQLTPEQHIAFARRWGTIDVNKFFVPVPGYPEIAEVRKEKEQKTNIGGGWHTDHSYDAEPAMGSILLAREVPEEGGDTLFSNMYLAYDALSDGLKQTLGSLRAIHSSEHVFGAKSVRSNAERPKRNEHLAVGEVSHPVVITHPDSGKKALYVNSGFTLRFEGWTADESRPLLEMLYRHAVRPEFTCRFRWRAGSIAFWDNRCTWHYAANDYHGHDRLMHRITVAGSKLS encoded by the coding sequence ATGTCATACGACACCCTCACCGTCTCCAAACTCACCGGTGGATGCGGCGCCGAAGTGCACGGCCTCGATCTGGCGCGCGATCTCAGCAACCGCCAATGGGACGAACTTCGCCACGTCTTCTTCGACCATGGCGTGATCTTCTTCCGCGATCAACAACTGACGCCGGAGCAGCACATCGCGTTCGCGCGCCGGTGGGGGACGATCGACGTCAACAAGTTCTTCGTGCCGGTGCCCGGCTATCCCGAGATCGCCGAGGTGCGCAAGGAGAAGGAGCAGAAGACCAATATCGGTGGCGGCTGGCACACCGATCACAGCTACGACGCCGAACCCGCGATGGGATCGATCCTGCTGGCGCGCGAAGTGCCGGAGGAGGGCGGCGATACGCTGTTCTCGAACATGTACCTTGCCTACGACGCGCTCTCGGACGGGCTGAAGCAGACCCTGGGCAGTCTGCGTGCCATCCATTCCTCCGAACATGTCTTCGGCGCCAAATCCGTCAGGTCGAATGCCGAGCGGCCGAAGCGCAACGAGCATCTCGCGGTCGGCGAGGTGTCGCATCCGGTTGTCATCACCCATCCGGACAGCGGCAAGAAGGCGCTCTACGTCAATTCGGGCTTCACCTTGCGCTTCGAGGGGTGGACCGCCGACGAGAGCCGGCCGCTGCTGGAGATGCTCTATCGGCATGCAGTCCGTCCGGAGTTCACCTGCCGCTTCCGCTGGCGCGCCGGCTCGATTGCGTTCTGGGACAATCGCTGCACGTGGCACTACGCCGCCAATGATTATCACGGGCATGACCGGCTGATGCATCGCATCACGGTGGCCGGCAGCAAGCTGTCCTGA
- a CDS encoding acyl-CoA dehydrogenase family protein, with protein sequence MQFRFSDKSLALQDSLEQFFRAEILPRNREWHAHTSKHGAAPPFLAALKAEARKRGLWNLGLPDLRDDQPGTRLTNLEFAPLAAIMGRLPWAPIVFNCNAPNVPNMEMLQKFGSVDQKRQWLDPLLEGRIWTAFGMTEPDVASSDARNIRTSIRKDGGDYVIDGRKWYISGANHPDCKMLLVVGVIDPDASSAAKHSVVIVPMGTPGLEIVRPVPAFGRDREFAAETVLRNVRVPQSNLLGEEGAGFAMGQARLGVARVHHCMRSLGSCDVLIQLMRGRASGRRAFGRPIGEFANIQDMIALSRIELEQARLLVYKTAWLLDEGGAAAARREISMIKVAVARTFSAIADRAVQVFGAMGVSDDTPVSSAYTAARAMRIYDGPDEVHLRTLYRLEPDEVAGDSAHYLLGERGL encoded by the coding sequence ATGCAGTTTCGTTTCTCTGACAAATCGCTCGCATTGCAGGACAGCCTCGAACAGTTCTTTCGTGCGGAGATCCTGCCTCGCAATCGCGAGTGGCATGCCCATACGTCCAAGCACGGCGCCGCGCCGCCCTTCCTTGCCGCGCTGAAGGCGGAAGCGCGCAAGCGGGGCCTTTGGAATCTCGGGCTTCCGGACCTCAGGGACGACCAGCCCGGCACCCGATTGACCAATCTCGAATTCGCGCCACTGGCCGCGATCATGGGCCGACTGCCGTGGGCGCCGATCGTCTTCAACTGCAATGCGCCGAATGTGCCGAACATGGAGATGTTGCAGAAGTTCGGCAGCGTCGACCAAAAGCGGCAATGGCTTGATCCCCTGCTCGAGGGCAGGATCTGGACCGCCTTCGGCATGACCGAGCCGGACGTCGCCTCGTCCGACGCACGCAACATTCGCACGTCGATCCGAAAGGATGGCGGCGACTACGTGATCGACGGTCGCAAATGGTACATCTCCGGCGCCAACCATCCGGATTGCAAGATGCTGCTCGTCGTCGGCGTCATCGATCCGGACGCCAGCAGCGCCGCCAAGCACTCCGTCGTCATCGTTCCGATGGGAACGCCGGGTCTCGAAATCGTGCGGCCGGTGCCGGCCTTCGGCCGCGACAGGGAATTCGCCGCCGAAACGGTGCTGCGCAATGTTCGCGTGCCGCAATCGAATCTCCTGGGTGAGGAAGGCGCCGGCTTCGCCATGGGGCAGGCCCGGCTCGGGGTCGCTCGCGTGCATCATTGCATGCGCAGCCTCGGCAGTTGCGATGTGCTGATCCAGCTGATGCGCGGCCGCGCGTCAGGCCGGCGCGCATTTGGTCGGCCGATCGGCGAGTTCGCCAACATCCAGGACATGATCGCGCTGTCGCGCATCGAACTCGAGCAGGCAAGGCTGCTGGTCTACAAGACCGCCTGGCTGCTCGACGAGGGCGGGGCCGCCGCCGCGCGTCGCGAGATCTCGATGATCAAGGTGGCCGTCGCGCGCACCTTCAGCGCGATCGCGGATCGCGCCGTACAGGTTTTCGGCGCAATGGGCGTCTCCGACGACACGCCGGTTTCGTCTGCCTATACCGCCGCCCGCGCCATGCGCATCTACGACGGTCCGGACGAGGTTCATCTGCGCACGCTGTACCGGCTCGAGCCAGATGAGGTCGCTGGCGACAGCGCGCATTATCTGCTCGGTGAAAGAGGGCTCTGA